In Paenibacillus protaetiae, the genomic stretch TGGGCATTGTTTTATTTGCCGCGGTTGCGGCGCTCGAGCGGCTTATTTTACAGAAAAGGGGTTATGAATGAAATGATAAAATCTTATTTTTACCGAACCGGACCAACCCTGCTTTTATTGCTTGCATGTATGCTTATCCTCGGGGCTTGCGGCACAAACAACGGCAGCACCGCGGGGGCTGGCTCCACTTCTGCCGGGGAGCAGCCGAAACCAAAAGACAAGCTGACCATCATGCTGGACTGGTACCCTAACGCTGTCCACTCCTTCCTGTACGCCGCGCAGGAGCTGGGTTATTTTGCAGACGAAGGGCTGGACGTGCAAATCCAGATGCCTGCCGATACGAATGATGCGCTGAAGCTGGCGGCTGCCGGCAAAGTCGATCTGGCGCTCAGCTACGAACCGCAGGTGCTCATGGCACGCGGCGAAGGCATTCCGGTCAAGTCGGTTGGCGCCGTTGTCCGGCATACGCTGAACCACCTGTTTGTGCCGGAAGGCGGACCGATCCAGTCCCCTAAAGACCTGGAGGGCAAGACGTTGGGCTATTCCTCCATTCCGCTGGAGGAAGCCGTCATCCGCACGATGGTTCAAACCGACGGCGGCAACCCCGACAAGGTGAAGCTGGTTGATGTTGGTTTTGATCTGATCCCGGCCATCGCGACCAAACAGACGGATGCCATTATCGGCGGATTCATTAACCACGAGAAGCTGCTGCTGGCCAAAGAGGGCCATCCGGTAGCCGACCTGGACCCGGCCAAATACGGCGTGCCGGATTATTATGAGCTTGTATTTACGGCAAGCGACGATACGCTTGCTTCCAAATCGGATGCGATCAAACGTTTTATGGCGGCGGCAGCCAAAGGCCAGCAATACGTTAAAGACCATCCGGCGGAAGGCCTCGGCATTCTACTGAAACATGAGGACAAAACAAGCCCGCTGGATAAAGACGTCGAAACCGAAAGCCTGCAAATTCTGCTGCCGCTGATGG encodes the following:
- a CDS encoding ABC transporter substrate-binding protein; protein product: MIKSYFYRTGPTLLLLLACMLILGACGTNNGSTAGAGSTSAGEQPKPKDKLTIMLDWYPNAVHSFLYAAQELGYFADEGLDVQIQMPADTNDALKLAAAGKVDLALSYEPQVLMARGEGIPVKSVGAVVRHTLNHLFVPEGGPIQSPKDLEGKTLGYSSIPLEEAVIRTMVQTDGGNPDKVKLVDVGFDLIPAIATKQTDAIIGGFINHEKLLLAKEGHPVADLDPAKYGVPDYYELVFTASDDTLASKSDAIKRFMAAAAKGQQYVKDHPAEGLGILLKHEDKTSPLDKDVETESLQILLPLMDAGDKPFGYQDPESWAKVQAWLQSNGLLDPSVKAEDAFVNL